The Hydrogenobacter thermophilus TK-6 genome window below encodes:
- a CDS encoding DUF2173 family protein, translating into MATISKLKELMSLPGAVAAGEFADDGRLIAYYGDIDEKSAEIAAMMCAANKLMGNMQAKGWSAYTGEGGFYPVLGFAVAGGKYAACIMGNVGVFVKLDQADFDKVFETLSKYI; encoded by the coding sequence ATGGCTACCATTAGCAAGCTCAAAGAGCTTATGTCTCTGCCGGGTGCGGTTGCGGCAGGAGAGTTTGCAGATGACGGCAGGCTCATTGCCTATTACGGCGATATTGACGAGAAGTCTGCCGAGATTGCAGCCATGATGTGTGCAGCTAACAAGCTTATGGGCAACATGCAGGCAAAGGGTTGGAGCGCTTACACAGGTGAGGGAGGCTTTTATCCAGTTTTGGGCTTTGCTGTTGCGGGTGGCAAGTACGCTGCGTGCATAATGGGTAATGTGGGCGTATTTGTAAAGCTGGACCAGGCAGACTTTGACAAAGTATTTGAAACACTTTCCAAGTATATCTAA
- a CDS encoding DUF2173 family protein, which produces MANLDRLMQVKGVWAAGEFSPDGKLIAYKGNISEEHAAMAAKMCAANTLMAEMQAEGYTAFSGQEWVPLIGWALSGPKYSVCVVGNVGVFVKNDEVSFNEVFKALREVAGK; this is translated from the coding sequence ATGGCAAACCTGGACAGGCTTATGCAAGTCAAGGGAGTTTGGGCGGCGGGCGAGTTTTCCCCCGATGGCAAACTAATTGCTTACAAGGGCAACATCTCAGAAGAGCATGCGGCAATGGCGGCAAAGATGTGCGCAGCCAATACTCTGATGGCTGAGATGCAGGCGGAAGGTTATACCGCCTTCTCAGGTCAGGAATGGGTCCCCCTCATAGGCTGGGCTCTTAGCGGTCCCAAGTACTCGGTTTGCGTAGTGGGTAATGTGGGCGTGTTTGTCAAGAACGACGAGGTATCTTTTAACGAAGTTTTTAAAGCTCTTAGAGAAGTAGCAGGCAAATAA
- the fbp gene encoding fructose-1,6-bisphosphate aldolase/phosphatase, translating to MRITLSVIKADVGGYVGHSGVHPQLVETIKEFVQEEVKKGILIDASVLVCGDDTAIVMTHTHGVDSEIVHGIAWRAFEKATEVAKKLKLYGAGQDLLSTAFSGNVKGMGPGVAEMEFEERPSEPVIVFFADKTAPSAWNLPLYEMFADPMVCAGLVIDPKMHDGFTFEVLDTYTGKAVKLSTPSELYELLALIGTVERYAIRSVWRNNDGEIAAVASTQRLSLIAGKYVGKDDPVMVVRAQAGFPAVGEILEPFARPWIVEGWMRGSHNGPLMPVSFKNATPTRFDGPPRVIAAGYQIAEGKLIGPRDLFDDPAFDKAREQAQLMADMLRRQGIFEPHRLPSEEMEYTTLPKILKKLEERFYELEAPRKAVEDPVEKHDID from the coding sequence ATGAGGATAACACTGAGCGTTATAAAAGCGGATGTAGGAGGTTATGTGGGGCACTCTGGGGTACATCCACAGCTGGTGGAAACCATAAAAGAGTTTGTTCAGGAGGAAGTAAAGAAGGGAATTTTAATTGATGCGAGTGTGCTTGTATGCGGGGATGATACCGCTATAGTTATGACGCATACTCACGGTGTTGACAGTGAGATAGTTCATGGTATAGCCTGGAGGGCTTTTGAGAAGGCAACAGAAGTTGCCAAAAAATTAAAACTCTACGGTGCAGGACAGGATCTTCTTTCCACAGCCTTTTCTGGTAATGTTAAAGGTATGGGTCCGGGTGTTGCAGAAATGGAGTTTGAAGAAAGACCCTCTGAACCTGTCATAGTCTTCTTTGCCGATAAAACGGCTCCCAGCGCATGGAATCTTCCCCTTTACGAGATGTTTGCTGACCCTATGGTGTGTGCCGGACTTGTGATAGACCCCAAGATGCACGACGGCTTTACCTTTGAAGTTCTTGACACATATACAGGTAAAGCCGTAAAGCTCTCTACTCCTTCAGAGCTTTATGAACTTTTAGCTCTTATAGGCACGGTGGAGAGATACGCCATCAGAAGCGTCTGGAGGAATAATGACGGCGAGATAGCTGCGGTTGCCTCAACTCAGAGGCTCTCCCTCATAGCTGGCAAGTATGTGGGTAAAGATGACCCTGTTATGGTAGTCAGGGCGCAGGCGGGGTTCCCTGCAGTAGGTGAAATATTAGAACCCTTTGCAAGACCTTGGATAGTGGAGGGTTGGATGAGAGGCTCTCACAACGGACCTCTCATGCCAGTATCCTTCAAAAATGCTACACCCACCAGGTTTGACGGACCTCCCAGAGTGATAGCCGCAGGATACCAGATAGCGGAAGGCAAACTGATAGGTCCCAGGGATCTCTTTGACGACCCTGCCTTTGACAAGGCAAGGGAGCAGGCACAACTGATGGCAGACATGCTCAGAAGACAGGGTATCTTTGAACCCCACAGATTGCCATCAGAAGAGATGGAATATACTACCCTCCCCAAAATACTCAAAAAGCTCGAAGAAAGATTTTACGAATTGGAAGCTCCCAGAAAAGCAGTGGAAGACCCAGTTGAAAAACACGATATAGATTAA
- a CDS encoding bifunctional riboflavin kinase/FAD synthetase codes for MEKVMRALSLKWDSQCVKSLECVENIQESTAVTVGNFDGIHLGHRFLIEKLKEEAKKRNLKTLVLSFHPHPLKVLSPKQSPCELTNLEEKLNLLEALSIDYAVFIRFDEKFSLMKADDFIREILYKRLSAKFLLVGYDWRFGYRREGEIELAKELGEKLGFEVMSVEPFKINGHIVSSTLIRRLLHSGRLEEAQVYLGRHYWVKRKVVKGDGRGSSIGVPTANLEGTENLCLKEGVYAVLVEESLLGVANYGYRPTFGGRRKVLEVHILDFNENLRSKKIKVEFVKFLREEKKFNSLEELKKQIKQDIELTRSLLLG; via the coding sequence TTGGAAAAGGTCATGAGAGCTCTCTCTTTAAAATGGGATAGCCAATGTGTAAAAAGTTTGGAGTGCGTAGAAAACATTCAAGAAAGCACAGCGGTCACTGTGGGCAACTTTGATGGCATTCACCTGGGTCACAGATTTCTCATAGAAAAACTAAAAGAGGAAGCTAAGAAGAGAAATCTAAAAACTTTGGTCCTTTCCTTTCATCCCCATCCTTTAAAAGTTTTATCCCCCAAGCAATCACCCTGCGAGCTTACAAACCTTGAAGAGAAGCTAAACTTGCTTGAAGCCTTGAGTATAGACTACGCTGTGTTCATAAGGTTTGACGAGAAGTTTTCACTCATGAAGGCAGATGACTTTATAAGGGAAATACTTTACAAAAGACTAAGTGCCAAGTTTCTTCTGGTAGGTTACGACTGGCGCTTTGGCTACAGAAGGGAAGGAGAAATAGAGCTGGCAAAGGAGTTGGGAGAGAAACTGGGTTTTGAAGTAATGTCCGTAGAACCTTTTAAAATAAACGGACATATAGTAAGCAGCACCCTTATAAGGAGGCTTCTCCATTCGGGAAGGCTTGAAGAAGCTCAAGTTTATTTGGGAAGGCATTACTGGGTCAAAAGGAAGGTGGTAAAGGGTGATGGGAGAGGAAGCTCCATAGGTGTTCCTACAGCCAATCTGGAGGGAACGGAAAACCTCTGTTTAAAGGAAGGAGTTTATGCGGTTTTGGTGGAAGAGAGCCTCCTGGGAGTTGCCAACTACGGATACAGACCTACCTTTGGCGGAAGGAGGAAGGTACTGGAAGTTCATATTTTGGATTTTAACGAAAATCTCAGAAGTAAGAAGATAAAGGTGGAGTTTGTGAAGTTTTTAAGAGAGGAGAAAAAGTTTAACTCCCTTGAAGAGCTAAAAAAACAGATAAAACAGGATATAGAACTAACCAGAAGTCTCCTGCTGGGTTAA
- a CDS encoding SCP2 sterol-binding domain-containing protein, translating into MYAFLSEEWIKAYADEWNRNEKLRSDLKDFSARIKYYIEGSEDRAVELVVENGVAKSVGLANSHSYDFELWASLENWKKMASGDMGPKAAMLTKRLKFKGSMITAMKYMGAFEESLRMMGRIPTNWNL; encoded by the coding sequence ATGTATGCATTTCTATCGGAGGAGTGGATAAAGGCTTATGCTGATGAGTGGAACAGAAACGAAAAGCTAAGGTCTGACCTTAAAGACTTCTCCGCCAGGATTAAGTACTACATAGAAGGAAGCGAAGATAGAGCTGTGGAACTTGTGGTGGAGAACGGAGTGGCAAAGTCCGTCGGATTGGCAAACTCTCACAGTTATGATTTTGAGCTGTGGGCAAGCTTGGAAAACTGGAAAAAGATGGCGAGTGGCGATATGGGTCCAAAAGCTGCCATGCTCACAAAAAGGCTAAAGTTCAAGGGGTCTATGATAACCGCTATGAAGTACATGGGAGCCTTTGAGGAAAGCCTGAGGATGATGGGTAGGATACCAACCAACTGGAACTTATAA
- a CDS encoding sigma-54-dependent Fis family transcriptional regulator, whose protein sequence is MDFNILEHLFDAVLVIDKDRRVIYANSSAKGLIGDAKEGESCKGLFSICSHCPMSYVEEEREGLQVYDARIRNGKHVCWSMTPLFEKGDFVGVIEVFRDVSNVVSCILEAERQKAYKEAIFNSIVEAILVLDTQGYVVEHNQIAKRMLCREEEENLTGKYIKELVNLDLEELPPEGERADVYINTPCGKQKASVLLSPMQSGFGYIVSLYVVNEVAVCGFGEEMIITKSSAFQKVIDLARACAEHDVNVLIEGETGTGKSLLAKYIHNLSPRRAGPFVKINCAAIPDHLLEAELFGYMRGAFTGAVRDKPGKVELAEGGTLFLDEIGDMPLHLQAKILHLVQEKEFERLGDTKVRRANVRIISSTNKNLRELIKKGLFREDLYYRLGVVKLQVPPLRERKEDIPLLINHFLEKYSKAYSRKIKGVSSEAMKLLLSYHFPGNVRELENVIERAIITCKGSVINVEDLQLEFQEQVPQKEEDREKIRQVLEQTGWNKSLAAKVLGMHRTTLWRKMKELGL, encoded by the coding sequence ATGGACTTTAATATCCTTGAACATCTCTTTGACGCAGTCCTTGTAATAGACAAGGATCGCAGGGTCATTTATGCCAACAGTTCAGCTAAAGGGCTTATAGGAGATGCCAAGGAAGGTGAGAGCTGTAAAGGATTGTTTAGCATATGCTCTCACTGTCCTATGAGTTATGTGGAGGAGGAGAGGGAGGGGCTTCAGGTTTACGATGCTCGGATAAGGAACGGAAAACATGTGTGCTGGAGCATGACACCCCTCTTTGAAAAAGGTGATTTTGTAGGTGTGATTGAAGTTTTTAGGGATGTCAGCAATGTGGTGTCCTGCATATTGGAGGCAGAAAGGCAGAAAGCTTACAAAGAGGCTATTTTTAACTCCATAGTGGAAGCCATACTGGTGCTGGATACCCAAGGTTATGTGGTGGAACACAATCAGATAGCCAAAAGGATGCTTTGCAGAGAGGAGGAAGAAAACTTAACTGGCAAATACATAAAGGAGTTGGTAAATTTAGACTTAGAAGAGTTGCCTCCGGAGGGTGAGAGGGCGGATGTTTACATAAACACACCGTGTGGAAAGCAGAAGGCATCTGTGCTTTTGTCCCCTATGCAGTCGGGTTTTGGTTATATAGTGTCTTTGTATGTGGTCAACGAAGTAGCTGTATGCGGCTTTGGTGAGGAAATGATCATCACAAAAAGTTCGGCTTTTCAGAAGGTTATAGACCTTGCCAGAGCTTGCGCGGAACACGATGTTAATGTGCTTATAGAGGGCGAGACAGGCACGGGCAAAAGCCTTCTTGCCAAATACATTCACAACCTCTCTCCCAGAAGAGCCGGTCCCTTTGTCAAAATCAACTGTGCTGCCATTCCAGACCATCTTCTGGAAGCTGAGCTTTTTGGATATATGAGAGGTGCCTTTACGGGAGCGGTAAGGGACAAGCCGGGAAAGGTGGAGCTTGCGGAGGGTGGAACACTCTTTCTGGACGAAATAGGGGACATGCCCCTTCATCTTCAGGCAAAGATACTTCATCTTGTGCAAGAAAAAGAGTTTGAAAGACTTGGAGACACCAAGGTTAGAAGAGCCAATGTTAGAATAATATCCTCCACCAACAAAAACTTGAGAGAGCTTATAAAGAAGGGACTTTTCAGAGAGGACCTTTATTACAGACTTGGCGTAGTCAAGCTCCAAGTTCCACCTCTGAGGGAGAGAAAAGAGGATATACCTCTTTTGATAAACCACTTTTTAGAAAAGTACTCAAAGGCTTACTCAAGGAAGATAAAAGGAGTTTCATCAGAAGCTATGAAATTGCTCCTCTCTTATCACTTTCCGGGGAATGTTAGAGAACTTGAGAATGTAATAGAGAGGGCCATCATCACCTGCAAAGGGAGCGTTATAAATGTAGAAGACCTTCAGCTGGAGTTTCAAGAACAAGTTCCTCAAAAGGAGGAAGACAGAGAAAAGATAAGGCAAGTGCTGGAGCAGACAGGCTGGAACAAAAGCTTGGCGGCAAAAGTCCTTGGCATGCACAGAACCACCCTCTGGAGAAAGATGAAGGAACTGGGGTTATAA
- a CDS encoding NYN domain-containing protein, with translation MIDERVIIFIDGSNLFHAIRYLNIRIDYQKLVDFLTEGRRLIRAYFYGAMPHEKDVKKNTPEWESLLRQKRFLEELSLMGIKVKTAHLKKLPSGEYVEKEVDIMLATDMLSMAYMNTYDTAVLISGDSDYSYTVEEVQRIGKKVENASFKRTSSYQLRKACDRFILLDDYLDRFLVEEKPAITQETSFWERIVRIWKRS, from the coding sequence ATGATTGATGAAAGGGTGATCATATTTATAGATGGCTCTAACCTGTTTCATGCCATAAGGTATCTCAACATCCGCATAGATTATCAAAAGCTCGTGGACTTCCTGACAGAAGGCAGAAGGCTGATAAGAGCCTACTTTTACGGTGCTATGCCCCACGAAAAAGATGTTAAGAAGAACACGCCAGAGTGGGAGAGCCTTCTAAGACAGAAAAGGTTTTTGGAGGAGCTTTCACTTATGGGTATAAAGGTAAAGACGGCTCATCTTAAGAAGCTCCCATCAGGTGAGTATGTAGAAAAGGAGGTGGATATCATGCTTGCCACTGATATGCTCAGTATGGCTTATATGAATACTTACGATACTGCGGTGCTCATAAGCGGAGACAGTGATTATTCATACACGGTTGAGGAGGTCCAGAGGATAGGCAAAAAGGTGGAGAACGCATCCTTTAAAAGAACAAGCTCTTATCAGCTCAGAAAGGCATGCGATAGGTTTATACTTCTTGATGATTACTTGGACAGATTTTTGGTGGAGGAAAAGCCTGCAATCACTCAGGAGACAAGCTTCTGGGAGAGGATCGTTAGGATTTGGAAAAGGTCATGA
- a CDS encoding peptide chain release factor 1, which translates to MKSLKASLDTLTSFKPDKYMVISLYLKLSPEERADRKYLLTFKSMVKKQKEYLTKRDLDAQVLQSLMEDFSRIEAYLSEIDNLKGCRGIAVFSSSRRGLFEVIKLPYVYRDRLMIAPNPQIREIAAIDEELGKIGILLIDRKHVKFYLMDLEGAYEVMDFLEPLVTRSHKFHSGGGLLKGAQGAMKYAMPSRTSAPNMVQHSYGEYRFHMRIREEKHRLFKLANDALMEAWKEHKFDKLVIGSDREDVKEIENHLHPYLHKIFMGYVQVNPTEVTDTKLKSTVIDFLLQKDREQEKELIKQLEELQGRGLATNGTSHVIEQLAVGNVRMLLVPDGFEKPGYLCSQSHLPSLKPECPIEGELVYEVPDIVDEVIELALEERALVKVIVDPQLQKKIDGLAAFLRFPL; encoded by the coding sequence ATGAAAAGTTTAAAAGCATCTCTTGATACGCTCACATCTTTCAAACCTGACAAGTATATGGTAATAAGTCTTTACCTGAAACTCTCTCCAGAAGAAAGAGCCGATCGCAAGTATCTTTTAACCTTCAAGAGCATGGTAAAAAAGCAAAAAGAGTATCTTACAAAGAGGGATTTAGATGCACAGGTGCTTCAATCTCTGATGGAAGATTTTTCAAGAATAGAGGCATACCTCTCGGAAATTGATAACCTAAAGGGATGCAGAGGTATAGCAGTTTTCTCTTCCAGCAGAAGAGGACTTTTTGAAGTGATAAAACTTCCCTATGTTTATAGAGACAGACTCATGATAGCTCCCAACCCCCAGATAAGAGAGATAGCAGCCATTGATGAAGAGCTCGGAAAGATAGGCATTTTGCTCATAGACAGGAAGCATGTAAAGTTCTATCTTATGGACCTGGAAGGCGCTTACGAAGTGATGGACTTCCTTGAGCCTCTTGTGACGAGATCCCATAAGTTTCACAGTGGTGGTGGACTCCTCAAAGGCGCGCAGGGTGCTATGAAATACGCCATGCCTTCAAGGACCTCTGCCCCCAATATGGTGCAGCACTCTTACGGTGAATACAGATTTCATATGAGGATAAGGGAGGAAAAACATAGACTTTTTAAGTTAGCCAACGATGCTCTGATGGAAGCATGGAAAGAGCACAAGTTTGACAAGCTTGTGATAGGTAGCGATAGAGAGGATGTAAAAGAGATAGAAAACCATCTGCATCCTTACCTTCATAAAATTTTTATGGGTTATGTGCAAGTAAACCCCACAGAGGTCACAGATACAAAACTTAAATCTACGGTAATTGACTTTCTCTTGCAGAAGGATAGAGAGCAAGAGAAGGAGCTTATAAAACAGCTGGAGGAGCTTCAGGGTAGAGGACTTGCTACAAACGGCACTAGCCATGTTATAGAGCAGCTTGCTGTGGGAAATGTGAGGATGCTTTTAGTGCCAGATGGCTTTGAAAAACCTGGCTATCTGTGTTCCCAATCTCATTTGCCCTCTCTAAAGCCAGAATGCCCTATAGAAGGTGAGCTAGTTTACGAGGTTCCAGATATAGTGGATGAAGTTATAGAGCTTGCTCTGGAAGAGAGAGCCCTTGTAAAGGTGATAGTAGACCCTCAGCTGCAGAAAAAGATAGACGGACTGGCAGCCTTTTTAAGATTCCCTCTATGA